One Symphalangus syndactylus isolate Jambi chromosome 20, NHGRI_mSymSyn1-v2.1_pri, whole genome shotgun sequence DNA segment encodes these proteins:
- the LOC134735313 gene encoding endogenous retrovirus group K member 104 Rec protein-like yields the protein MNPSEMQGKMPPWRRKTLTRAPSTHQVNKMVISEEKMKLPSTKKAELLSWAQLKKLTQLAEKSLKNTRVTQTPENMLLAALMIVSMVSTGAPSSSGETVTSENGP from the exons atgaacccatCAGAGATGCAAGGAAAAATGCCTCCGTGGAGACGGAAAACCCTCACTCGAGCACCATCAACTCACCAGGTGAACAAAATGGTGAtatcagaagaaaagatgaagttGCCATCCACAAAGAAAGCAGAGTTGCTGTCCTGGGCCCAGCTAAAGAAGCTGACACAGTTAGCTGAAAAAAGCCTGAAGAACACAAGGGTAACACAAACTCCAGAGAATATGCTGCTTGCAGCTTTAATGATTGTATCAATGGTG TCTACAGGTGCACCCAGCAGCTCCGGAGAGACAGTGACCAGCGAGAACGGACCATGA